In Opitutaceae bacterium TAV5, one genomic interval encodes:
- a CDS encoding AraC family transcriptional regulator has protein sequence MSTPTFRFPDIRPTLRELGVDAVRVLRAAGLPLAVGGESGVQLTTEQMFAFWRALETVSDDPLTGIELARRVPLEQHHPACIAAQHARTFRDALQRFARYKYLCCAEELGLAEGNGECRVGFSWLQTTEPVPPRLIDAAFAGTVELGRRGTRRPLNPLRVELARPPTAVERFEAYFGCRVHFRARRSVIVFRLSDLDLPFVTYNAELLEMLSPSLDRELARRKATSTLAGQAKWVMQRLVGARLPQIGEVAKELAVSPRTLQRRIAEEGSNFRQLLADARRELAHRYLREPAMTLTETACLLGFEDPNSFYRAFREWEGVTPGEWRRRQTVAGAA, from the coding sequence ATGAGCACACCCACTTTTCGTTTTCCCGACATCCGGCCCACGTTGCGCGAGCTGGGCGTCGATGCCGTCCGGGTGCTGCGCGCGGCCGGGTTGCCGCTTGCGGTGGGCGGCGAGTCCGGGGTGCAGTTGACCACGGAGCAGATGTTCGCCTTCTGGCGGGCGCTGGAAACGGTGAGCGACGATCCGCTGACCGGCATCGAACTGGCCCGCCGGGTTCCGCTGGAGCAACATCATCCGGCCTGCATCGCGGCGCAGCATGCGCGGACATTTCGTGATGCGTTGCAGCGATTCGCCCGCTACAAGTATCTTTGTTGCGCGGAGGAACTGGGGCTGGCCGAAGGCAACGGGGAATGCCGTGTCGGGTTTTCCTGGTTACAGACGACGGAGCCGGTGCCTCCCCGGTTGATCGACGCGGCGTTTGCCGGCACGGTGGAACTGGGCCGGCGCGGCACCCGGCGTCCGCTGAATCCGTTGCGCGTGGAACTGGCCCGCCCGCCGACGGCGGTGGAGCGGTTCGAGGCATACTTCGGCTGTCGCGTGCATTTCCGGGCGCGGCGCAGTGTCATCGTCTTCCGGCTTTCCGATCTCGATCTGCCGTTCGTCACCTACAATGCGGAGTTGCTGGAAATGCTGAGTCCGTCGCTCGACCGGGAACTGGCGCGGCGCAAGGCGACCTCGACGCTGGCGGGTCAGGCGAAGTGGGTGATGCAACGGCTGGTCGGCGCCCGCCTGCCGCAGATCGGCGAGGTGGCGAAGGAACTGGCGGTGAGCCCGCGCACGCTCCAGCGCCGCATCGCGGAGGAGGGTTCGAATTTCCGGCAACTGCTGGCCGACGCGCGCCGGGAGCTCGCGCACCGGTATCTGCGTGAACCGGCGATGACGCTGACGGAGACGGCATGCCTGCTCGGCTTCGAGGATCCGAATTCGTTTTACCGTGCCTTCCGCGAATGGGAAGGCGTGACGCCCGGCGAGTGGCGGCGACGGCAGACCGTGGCCGGGGCGGCATGA
- a CDS encoding oxidoreductase: MSKIWFITGSSRGLGRAFAEVILAAGHRVVATARDPGQLSDLAAAHGDRFRAVRLDVNSPEESSQAVAAALDAFGRIDVLINNAGFGFIGAFEEMTPEDFRRQIDTNFRGTVNVTRAALPHLRRQGAGHIFQITSIGGRLATAGFSGYHAAKFAVEGFSEALAKEIKPLGLRLTIVEPGGFRTDWAGASMAFAEPIEAYNPTVGQMRTLLANFTGNEPGDPRKAAEVLLQVAEMEEPPLRLPLGSDALLFLRNSYEQSLAELERWSSFTRSTDYPGSVLSEEVKSLA; the protein is encoded by the coding sequence ATGTCCAAAATCTGGTTCATCACCGGCAGTTCGCGCGGCCTCGGTCGCGCTTTCGCTGAAGTCATTCTCGCCGCGGGCCACCGCGTCGTCGCCACCGCCCGCGATCCCGGGCAGCTTTCCGATCTCGCCGCCGCGCATGGCGACCGTTTCCGCGCCGTGAGGCTCGACGTCAATTCTCCGGAAGAGTCGTCGCAGGCGGTCGCGGCGGCGCTCGACGCCTTCGGGCGCATCGACGTGCTCATCAACAACGCCGGCTTCGGTTTCATCGGCGCCTTCGAGGAGATGACCCCGGAGGATTTCCGGCGGCAGATCGACACCAACTTCCGGGGCACGGTGAACGTGACCCGGGCCGCATTGCCGCACCTGCGCCGCCAGGGTGCGGGGCATATTTTCCAGATCACGTCCATCGGCGGACGGCTCGCCACCGCCGGCTTCTCGGGCTATCACGCGGCCAAGTTCGCGGTGGAGGGGTTCAGCGAGGCCCTCGCGAAAGAAATCAAACCGCTCGGCCTCAGGCTGACCATCGTCGAGCCGGGCGGTTTCCGGACCGACTGGGCGGGGGCGTCGATGGCGTTTGCCGAGCCGATCGAGGCGTACAACCCCACTGTCGGGCAGATGCGGACGCTGCTCGCCAACTTCACGGGCAACGAGCCGGGCGATCCGCGCAAGGCCGCGGAAGTTCTCCTTCAGGTCGCCGAAATGGAGGAGCCGCCGCTGCGCCTGCCGCTTGGCAGCGATGCGCTGCTTTTCCTGCGCAACAGCTACGAGCAATCGCTGGCGGAGCTGGAGCGCTGGTCCTCATTCACGCGCTCGACGGATTATCCCGGATCGGTACTGTCGGAGGAGGTCAAGTCGCTGGCTTGA
- a CDS encoding ABC transporter permease: MALPISPQKALREWKLYLFIIPSLVLVCTFSYFPAASAIYHSFFEWSGGDTKQLIGFDNFRRAFGDDVLWGSFKTVSILIVFNLFKMIPSILMAVMIHRLKSDRWQYLYRVFLVVPMIVPSLVTLFIWKFFLDPNLGVLNNVLNFTGIKTLLVKIDGLFGWGVFFDNVPIGWLSQPELILPSLFIWGFPWIGAVGVLIYLAGLQSIGQEVYEAAELDGVGPFKKFLYIELPLILTQVRLSLVLLIIGTLQGYGLQLLLLGESGGPGGKGMVPGLWMYNRAFIAGEFGYACAVGMILFVFILALTYINNKYVRVEK, encoded by the coding sequence ATGGCGCTACCCATCAGTCCTCAAAAAGCACTTCGCGAGTGGAAACTCTACCTGTTCATCATTCCCTCGCTGGTTCTCGTCTGCACCTTCTCCTATTTCCCGGCCGCCAGCGCCATCTATCACAGTTTTTTCGAGTGGTCGGGCGGTGACACCAAGCAGCTCATCGGCTTCGACAATTTCCGCCGCGCCTTCGGTGACGACGTGCTCTGGGGGTCCTTCAAGACCGTTTCCATCCTGATCGTTTTCAATCTCTTCAAGATGATCCCGTCGATCCTCATGGCGGTCATGATCCACCGCCTGAAGAGCGACCGCTGGCAATACCTGTACCGCGTCTTTCTCGTCGTGCCGATGATCGTGCCCAGCCTCGTCACGCTCTTCATCTGGAAGTTCTTTCTCGATCCCAATCTCGGCGTCCTCAACAACGTCCTCAACTTCACCGGCATCAAGACGCTCCTCGTCAAGATCGACGGCCTTTTCGGCTGGGGCGTGTTTTTCGACAACGTGCCCATCGGCTGGCTCTCCCAGCCCGAGCTGATCCTCCCCTCGCTCTTCATCTGGGGCTTCCCGTGGATCGGCGCCGTCGGCGTGCTCATCTACCTCGCCGGCCTCCAGAGCATCGGCCAGGAGGTTTACGAAGCCGCCGAACTCGACGGCGTCGGCCCCTTCAAGAAATTCCTCTACATCGAACTGCCCCTCATCCTCACGCAGGTGCGCCTCTCGCTCGTCCTCCTCATCATCGGCACACTCCAGGGCTACGGCCTGCAACTGCTGCTCCTCGGCGAGTCGGGCGGTCCCGGCGGCAAGGGCATGGTGCCCGGACTCTGGATGTACAACCGCGCCTTCATCGCCGGCGAGTTCGGCTACGCCTGCGCCGTCGGCATGATCCTGTTCGTGTTCATCCTGGCCCTGACCTACATCAACAACAAATACGTGAGGGTTGAAAAATGA
- a CDS encoding LysR family transcriptional regulator: MTPFEDLSLLRAFVRIVESGSISAAARTLKIPQPSLSRHLRTLEERCGAALLRRDTHRMSLTEAGSRLLADAQAMLALADEAAQRLHEDQAALRGHLRLFATIDFGQFTGTRLITRFLLANPGVTAELGYTNRPLHMIQDGYDAGVIVGSITDDSVEARPAGKVVRYLVAAPGLVEKHPAPKAPADLGTWPWLALGGAQFGGADQVTLSAPKHAEQTLRIAPVLVSEGVTSLREAARAGLGVAVLADWLAREDLVAGRLVRVLPQWNAPAFPVHVIYPGLRKLPARVRAFTDFAVTYLTTEMHVNT; encoded by the coding sequence ATGACGCCGTTCGAAGACCTGTCGCTGCTCCGCGCTTTCGTGCGCATTGTGGAAAGCGGCAGCATTTCCGCCGCCGCGCGCACGCTGAAGATCCCGCAACCCTCGCTCAGCCGTCACCTGCGCACGCTGGAGGAACGTTGCGGCGCGGCGCTGCTCCGGCGCGACACGCACCGCATGAGCCTGACGGAAGCCGGCAGCCGGCTGCTGGCGGATGCGCAGGCGATGCTGGCGCTGGCCGACGAGGCCGCGCAGCGGTTGCACGAGGATCAGGCCGCGCTGCGCGGGCACCTGCGGCTGTTTGCGACGATCGATTTCGGGCAATTTACGGGCACCCGGCTCATCACCCGTTTTTTGCTGGCGAATCCCGGCGTCACGGCGGAGCTGGGTTATACGAACCGCCCGCTGCACATGATCCAGGACGGCTACGACGCCGGCGTGATCGTGGGCAGCATCACCGACGACAGCGTGGAGGCGCGGCCGGCGGGCAAGGTGGTGCGTTACCTCGTGGCCGCGCCCGGCCTGGTCGAGAAACACCCTGCGCCGAAGGCGCCGGCGGACCTCGGGACGTGGCCTTGGCTGGCGCTGGGCGGCGCGCAGTTTGGCGGAGCGGACCAGGTGACCCTTTCCGCGCCGAAACACGCGGAGCAGACGCTCCGCATCGCGCCGGTGCTGGTGTCTGAAGGGGTGACCAGCTTGCGCGAAGCGGCGCGGGCGGGTCTCGGCGTGGCGGTGCTGGCGGACTGGCTGGCGCGGGAGGACCTCGTTGCCGGGCGGCTCGTGCGCGTGCTGCCGCAATGGAACGCGCCGGCCTTTCCGGTCCATGTCATTTATCCGGGACTACGCAAGCTGCCGGCGCGCGTGCGGGCGTTCACGGATTTTGCGGTCACGTACCTGACGACGGAGATGCATGTGAACACGTGA
- a CDS encoding TetR family transcriptional regulator encodes MPAPEPAPPSSLPKRRGRQRSLAAEKAILTAAIRLLEKKPLRDVTAEAIAARAGVSKATLYKWWPSKAHVALAAFLSRMQTNVAIPDTGSVERDFTEQLKSVIRFYTSPAGRLFRQFIAEGQSDPAFLEQFHRQFLKSRRDTVRVMWQRGVARGEVPGNLDEEIVLDLIYGPMIYRLVAGHAPLNDAIAGTMIATAFGGLKKRK; translated from the coding sequence ATGCCCGCACCCGAACCCGCCCCCCCGTCGTCCCTGCCCAAACGCCGCGGCCGCCAGCGCAGCCTCGCCGCCGAAAAGGCCATCCTCACGGCGGCGATCAGGCTGCTCGAAAAAAAGCCGCTCCGCGACGTCACGGCGGAGGCCATCGCCGCGCGCGCCGGCGTGAGCAAGGCCACCCTCTACAAGTGGTGGCCGAGCAAGGCGCACGTGGCGCTCGCGGCCTTCCTCTCCCGCATGCAAACGAACGTGGCCATCCCCGACACGGGTTCGGTGGAGCGGGATTTCACCGAACAGCTCAAGTCGGTGATCCGCTTCTACACCAGCCCGGCCGGCCGGTTGTTCCGCCAGTTCATCGCCGAGGGGCAGAGTGATCCCGCTTTTCTGGAGCAGTTCCACCGGCAGTTCCTGAAATCCCGGCGCGATACCGTCCGGGTCATGTGGCAGCGCGGCGTCGCCCGCGGCGAAGTGCCCGGCAACCTCGACGAAGAGATCGTTCTCGATCTGATCTACGGACCGATGATCTACCGGCTCGTCGCCGGCCACGCTCCCCTGAACGACGCGATCGCCGGGACCATGATCGCCACCGCATTCGGCGGGCTGAAAAAACGGAAGTAA
- a CDS encoding ABC transporter permease, with protein MSAALKDAVGSHKQKDWPKHIVILFFICIELFPLYMMMQVSFKDNTIFIQNPWIPAAPWSVTETFRGADGSEEQKTRVAAWSEVFGSLKASDPAVELEKSTMQFDASVYKVRNWEFGLKLIGPYIANSVFISVSVTCIALTIAIMGAYFFARYKMPFSPVLWSAFMVLMLLPGVANIVPLFNLLKTLGLLNTLWALIIVGIAGAQVFNIFVLRNFIEDLPKDLFEAAEIDGATHFQQILNVVIPMSGPIIGTLGILAFLGSWNDFLLPLIVLRDKEIFPLGVGLIYLDGEYVKQWGQIMSAYFIASIPLIVIFLFCMKLFVRGLSAGAVKG; from the coding sequence ATGAGCGCCGCCCTGAAAGACGCCGTCGGTTCCCACAAACAGAAGGACTGGCCCAAACACATCGTCATCCTGTTCTTCATCTGCATCGAGCTGTTCCCGCTCTACATGATGATGCAGGTGAGTTTCAAGGATAACACCATCTTCATCCAGAACCCCTGGATTCCCGCCGCTCCCTGGAGCGTCACGGAAACCTTCCGCGGCGCCGATGGCAGCGAGGAACAGAAGACCCGCGTCGCCGCGTGGTCGGAAGTGTTCGGCAGCCTGAAGGCATCGGACCCCGCCGTGGAGCTGGAGAAAAGCACGATGCAGTTCGACGCCTCCGTCTACAAGGTGCGCAACTGGGAATTCGGGCTCAAGCTGATCGGCCCCTACATCGCCAACAGCGTGTTCATTTCCGTTTCCGTCACCTGCATCGCGCTCACCATTGCGATCATGGGGGCGTATTTCTTCGCCCGTTACAAGATGCCGTTCAGCCCCGTGCTCTGGTCGGCCTTCATGGTGCTGATGCTCCTGCCCGGCGTGGCCAACATCGTGCCGCTGTTCAACCTGCTCAAGACGCTCGGCCTCCTCAACACGCTCTGGGCGCTCATCATCGTGGGCATCGCCGGCGCGCAGGTGTTCAACATTTTTGTGCTGCGCAACTTCATCGAAGACCTGCCGAAGGATCTCTTCGAAGCGGCGGAGATCGACGGAGCCACGCATTTCCAGCAGATTCTCAATGTGGTGATTCCCATGTCGGGCCCGATCATCGGCACACTCGGCATCCTCGCCTTCCTCGGCTCGTGGAACGACTTCCTGCTCCCGCTGATCGTCCTGCGCGACAAGGAGATTTTCCCGCTCGGCGTGGGCCTGATCTATCTCGACGGCGAGTATGTGAAACAGTGGGGCCAGATCATGTCGGCCTACTTCATCGCCTCGATCCCCCTGATCGTGATCTTCCTTTTCTGCATGAAGCTCTTCGTCCGCGGCCTTTCCGCCGGCGCCGTCAAGGGCTGA
- a CDS encoding RNHCP domain protein yields the protein MSHPSDFSDQSHPAIHGRRSSRPAAWLKCRHCGGEFSLDAPGTRHRNHCPWCLWSLHLDNSPGDRQADCGGGMEPIAVSARPDGEWLIVHQCKSCFAVHVNRIAGDDSERELLGLAVRPLRLAPFPI from the coding sequence ATGTCCCATCCTTCCGATTTTTCCGATCAATCGCATCCTGCAATTCACGGGCGCCGTTCGTCACGTCCGGCGGCCTGGTTGAAATGCCGCCATTGTGGCGGTGAGTTTTCGCTCGACGCTCCCGGCACGCGCCATCGCAACCACTGTCCGTGGTGCCTCTGGAGCCTGCATCTCGACAATTCGCCAGGCGATCGCCAGGCCGACTGTGGCGGCGGCATGGAGCCGATCGCCGTCAGTGCGCGTCCCGACGGCGAGTGGCTGATCGTGCACCAGTGCAAAAGCTGCTTTGCGGTGCACGTCAACCGCATCGCCGGCGACGACAGCGAACGCGAGTTGCTCGGGCTGGCGGTCCGCCCCCTGCGTCTGGCGCCGTTTCCGATCTGA
- a CDS encoding beta-lactamase, with protein MKTGKTKRILRRMIISGFILTGILMFTVVIYVQQPKFGRLPRGERLEKIRKSPHYRDGRFQNLVRTSILTEGVSYFALYREFLFGDKRVRRPANPVPSVKRDLANLDAAQDVLVWFGHSSYFLQTGGKKILVDPVFSGAASPVTFTTRAFTGADAYTVDDLPAIDYLFITHDHWDHLDYETVLKLRPKVGKIVCGLGVGEHLEYWGFERGRIIEMDWGENCAPETGVSVQCLPARHFSGRGFFGNRSLWASFLVRTPTFSFYVGGDSGYGAHFAEIGQKFGPLDLAILENGQYDPSWKSIHMMPEEVWQAARELNAKRLLPVHSAKFSISNHAWNEPLRRITAAAANDADGTAPVLLTPIIGEIVDLRDDAHAFSPWWENVDPKPTPGALALSE; from the coding sequence ATGAAAACGGGCAAAACGAAACGAATTCTCAGGCGAATGATTATCAGCGGATTTATTCTCACCGGCATCCTCATGTTCACGGTGGTCATCTATGTGCAGCAGCCCAAATTCGGGAGATTGCCGCGAGGCGAGCGGCTGGAGAAAATCCGGAAGTCGCCGCATTACCGCGACGGCCGGTTTCAGAACCTCGTCCGCACCTCGATCCTCACGGAGGGCGTGAGCTATTTTGCGCTCTACCGGGAGTTTTTGTTCGGCGACAAGCGGGTGCGCCGTCCGGCCAATCCCGTGCCGTCCGTGAAGCGGGATCTGGCGAACCTGGACGCGGCGCAGGATGTCCTGGTGTGGTTCGGGCACTCCTCGTATTTTCTCCAGACTGGCGGAAAGAAAATTCTGGTCGATCCCGTGTTCAGCGGCGCGGCCTCGCCGGTCACCTTCACCACCCGGGCCTTCACGGGCGCCGACGCCTACACCGTGGACGACCTGCCGGCGATCGACTACCTTTTCATCACGCACGATCACTGGGATCACCTGGACTACGAGACGGTGCTGAAACTCAGGCCGAAGGTCGGCAAGATCGTCTGCGGCCTCGGCGTCGGGGAGCACCTCGAATACTGGGGTTTCGAGCGCGGCCGGATCATCGAGATGGACTGGGGCGAGAACTGCGCGCCGGAGACCGGGGTGAGCGTGCAGTGTCTGCCGGCACGCCATTTTTCCGGACGGGGATTTTTCGGCAACCGGTCGCTGTGGGCTTCGTTTCTGGTGCGGACGCCGACGTTCAGCTTCTATGTCGGCGGTGACAGCGGATACGGCGCGCATTTCGCGGAGATCGGGCAAAAATTCGGTCCGCTCGATCTGGCGATTCTGGAAAACGGCCAGTACGATCCGAGCTGGAAGAGCATTCATATGATGCCGGAGGAGGTCTGGCAGGCAGCGCGGGAACTGAACGCGAAGCGGCTGTTGCCGGTGCATTCCGCCAAGTTCAGCATTTCCAACCATGCCTGGAACGAGCCGCTGCGGCGAATCACCGCCGCCGCCGCGAATGACGCCGACGGAACCGCGCCGGTTTTGCTCACCCCGATTATCGGTGAGATCGTGGACCTGCGGGACGACGCGCATGCGTTTTCTCCGTGGTGGGAAAACGTCGATCCGAAGCCGACTCCCGGGGCGCTGGCTCTTTCCGAGTGA
- a CDS encoding malate dehydrogenase, protein MKSIILVTGASSGIGNLSARALARAGHTVYAGMRARSRRPPRRRFRRKKPVALFRHAPTTCMAIMPKVAPIITPESIVTADTGTLDSEYYQPAEAFFRSNQPTGLTFDDVSLATLYSDILPKDADTSTSLSEALRLSVPIISSDMDTVTEERMAIAMALNGGLGLIHYNMPARDQVKAVARVKRHIHGLIQDPITVTPSQHVGDVLALIEAKRYEFRTFPVVDTQGKLVGLLSGSTVRERYKSRTVADAMVPRHEIQTIHERQLQPDPITAADAFFTENIGIHKMLVVDDDDRLRGLVTFSDIESILQESRSRRKPARDHAFRLVVGAAIAPVRLPDGSLDRDKIISHVGHLVDEAIDAVAVSTAHGHTAGVGDMVKLVRDAFPDLTIIAGNVTSGAGVEYLAGCGADAIKVGQGPGSICTTRVVAGVGIPQLTALYVAARGAAAAAGRGKNIKIIADGGITKSGDIVKALTLADAVILGGLLAGCREAPGEIIEINGKLYKQYRGMGSVSAMKAGSAARYGHDKNDTTRKLTAEGIEALKEVSGSVDDVLATLVGGVQSGMGYLGSKDLSTLRKKARYIRVSPAGLKEAAPHDVVEIKTPGTV, encoded by the coding sequence ATGAAATCCATCATTCTTGTCACCGGCGCCTCCAGCGGCATCGGCAACCTGAGCGCCCGCGCGCTCGCCCGGGCGGGGCACACCGTTTATGCCGGCATGCGCGCGCGATCCCGCCGGCCGCCCCGCCGCCGCTTTCGCCGAAAAAAACCCGTTGCGCTTTTTCGCCATGCTCCTACCACCTGCATGGCAATCATGCCAAAGGTTGCACCGATCATCACACCAGAGTCCATCGTCACCGCGGACACCGGCACGCTCGACAGCGAATATTACCAGCCGGCCGAAGCGTTCTTCCGCTCCAACCAGCCCACCGGACTCACCTTCGACGACGTCTCGCTCGCGACGCTCTATTCGGATATCCTCCCGAAAGATGCGGATACCTCCACCAGCCTTTCCGAGGCGCTCCGGCTCTCCGTCCCGATCATCTCGTCCGACATGGACACCGTCACCGAAGAGCGCATGGCCATCGCCATGGCCCTCAACGGCGGCCTCGGCCTCATCCATTACAACATGCCGGCGCGCGACCAGGTCAAGGCCGTCGCCCGCGTGAAGCGCCACATCCACGGCCTCATCCAGGACCCGATCACCGTCACCCCCTCGCAACACGTCGGCGACGTCCTCGCCCTCATCGAGGCCAAACGCTACGAATTCCGCACCTTCCCGGTCGTCGACACGCAGGGCAAGCTCGTCGGCCTGCTCTCCGGCAGCACCGTCCGCGAACGTTACAAGTCGCGCACCGTCGCCGACGCGATGGTCCCGCGCCACGAGATCCAGACCATCCACGAGCGCCAGCTCCAGCCCGACCCGATCACCGCCGCCGACGCCTTTTTCACGGAAAACATCGGCATCCACAAGATGCTCGTCGTGGACGACGACGACCGCCTCCGCGGCCTCGTCACCTTTTCCGACATCGAAAGCATCCTCCAGGAATCCCGTTCCCGCCGCAAACCCGCCCGCGACCACGCCTTCCGCCTCGTCGTCGGCGCGGCCATCGCGCCCGTCCGCCTGCCCGACGGCTCGCTCGACCGCGACAAGATCATCTCCCACGTCGGCCACCTCGTCGACGAGGCCATCGACGCCGTCGCCGTCTCCACCGCCCACGGCCACACCGCCGGCGTCGGCGACATGGTGAAACTCGTTCGCGACGCCTTCCCCGATCTCACCATCATCGCCGGCAACGTCACCAGCGGTGCCGGCGTGGAATACCTCGCCGGCTGCGGCGCCGATGCCATCAAGGTCGGCCAGGGGCCCGGCTCGATCTGCACCACGCGCGTCGTCGCCGGCGTGGGCATCCCGCAGCTCACCGCCCTCTACGTCGCCGCGCGCGGCGCCGCCGCTGCCGCCGGCCGTGGCAAGAACATAAAAATCATCGCCGACGGCGGCATCACCAAGTCGGGCGATATCGTCAAGGCGCTCACCCTCGCCGACGCCGTCATCCTCGGCGGCCTGCTCGCCGGCTGCCGCGAGGCCCCCGGCGAGATCATCGAGATCAACGGCAAACTCTACAAACAGTACCGCGGCATGGGCTCGGTCAGCGCCATGAAAGCCGGCAGCGCCGCCCGCTACGGGCACGACAAGAACGACACCACGCGCAAGCTCACCGCCGAGGGCATCGAGGCGCTGAAGGAAGTGTCCGGCTCCGTCGACGACGTCCTCGCCACCCTCGTCGGCGGCGTGCAGAGCGGCATGGGTTATCTCGGTTCGAAAGACCTGTCGACGCTCCGGAAAAAGGCGCGCTATATCCGCGTTTCGCCCGCCGGCCTGAAAGAGGCCGCGCCGCACGACGTCGTGGAGATCAAGACGCCCGGCACCGTGTAG
- a CDS encoding short-chain dehydrogenase — MIPVFSVYFRLGSTGIRKTTMKTKTWFITGTSRGFGLELVRAALQRGDSVVATSRQPAAVAAAFPEAGDRLLAISLDLHSPAAVEAAVASALARFGRIDVLVNNAGHGLLGAVEEVSDSEAASVFGINVFGLHRLTRAVLPSMRAQKSGHIVNLSSIAGLTAGPGWGVYSATKFAVEGLSEALAQEVAPLGIRVTLIEPGPFRTEFLGDSLARTARTIDDYASTAGGTRAWSLANDGVQKGDPVRAVEAIVRVVTSEHPPLRLLLGASAWERAHRKVDTMLREFAEWRDVSLGADFPE; from the coding sequence ATGATCCCTGTCTTCTCCGTCTATTTCCGACTCGGGAGCACCGGTATTCGAAAAACCACTATGAAAACAAAAACCTGGTTCATCACCGGCACATCCAGAGGCTTTGGCCTCGAACTGGTTCGTGCCGCCCTGCAACGCGGCGATTCGGTCGTCGCCACTTCCCGCCAGCCTGCCGCCGTCGCCGCCGCGTTTCCCGAGGCGGGCGACCGCCTGCTGGCGATTTCGCTCGACCTGCATTCGCCGGCCGCGGTCGAGGCTGCTGTCGCCTCGGCGCTCGCCCGCTTCGGGCGGATCGATGTGCTCGTCAACAACGCCGGGCACGGTCTGCTCGGCGCCGTCGAGGAAGTTTCCGACTCCGAGGCCGCGTCCGTTTTCGGGATCAACGTTTTCGGCCTGCACCGCCTCACTCGCGCCGTCTTGCCGTCGATGCGTGCGCAAAAGAGCGGCCACATCGTCAACCTGTCCTCGATCGCCGGCCTCACCGCCGGGCCCGGCTGGGGTGTGTACAGCGCGACCAAATTCGCGGTCGAAGGCCTGTCCGAAGCGCTCGCCCAGGAGGTCGCGCCGCTGGGCATCCGGGTCACCCTGATCGAACCCGGCCCTTTTCGCACCGAATTCCTCGGCGACTCCCTCGCCCGGACCGCCCGCACGATCGACGACTACGCATCCACGGCGGGCGGCACCCGCGCATGGAGCCTGGCCAATGACGGTGTCCAGAAAGGAGATCCCGTGCGCGCCGTCGAGGCGATCGTCCGCGTGGTCACGAGCGAACATCCGCCGCTGCGCCTGCTGCTCGGTGCCAGTGCCTGGGAGCGCGCTCACCGGAAAGTCGACACGATGCTCCGCGAATTCGCCGAGTGGCGCGACGTCTCGCTCGGCGCCGATTTCCCGGAATGA
- a CDS encoding 3-ketoacyl-ACP reductase, producing MKNTDSSAATQPTPSSASQATSVASGARVAIVTGSSRGIGAAIARRLAADGLAVIVNYAGRAADAEKIVEAIRAAGGRALAVRADVSSPAEAGTLFARAGEAFGGVDVVVNNAGIMQPGLVPLADTDDALFDRLFAINVKGTFNTLRLAAKHLRAGGRIVNFSTSVVGLAPPGYAAYAATKSAVETLTRIFAKELRGRSISVNAVAPGPTATDLFLNGKTPEQIEHLARIAPLERLGQPEDIAGVVSFLVGPDGGWVNGQTLRANGGMV from the coding sequence ATGAAAAACACCGACTCATCCGCTGCCACTCAACCAACCCCCTCGTCTGCGTCGCAGGCGACGTCCGTCGCCTCCGGCGCCCGCGTGGCCATCGTCACCGGCTCCTCGCGCGGCATCGGCGCCGCCATCGCCCGGCGACTCGCCGCCGATGGTCTCGCCGTGATCGTCAACTACGCCGGCCGCGCCGCCGACGCCGAAAAAATCGTCGAGGCCATCCGGGCCGCAGGCGGGCGCGCCCTCGCCGTCCGCGCCGATGTTTCCTCCCCGGCCGAAGCCGGGACGCTCTTCGCCCGGGCCGGGGAGGCGTTCGGCGGCGTCGATGTCGTTGTCAACAACGCCGGCATCATGCAGCCCGGGCTCGTTCCTCTTGCCGATACCGACGACGCGCTCTTCGACCGCCTGTTCGCCATCAATGTGAAAGGCACGTTCAACACCCTGCGCCTCGCCGCGAAGCACCTGCGCGCCGGCGGACGCATCGTGAACTTTTCCACCAGCGTGGTCGGCCTCGCGCCGCCCGGCTATGCGGCCTACGCGGCGACCAAGTCGGCGGTCGAGACGCTGACCCGCATCTTCGCGAAAGAACTCCGCGGACGGAGCATCTCCGTCAACGCCGTCGCGCCCGGCCCGACCGCGACCGATCTGTTCCTCAACGGCAAGACGCCCGAACAGATCGAACACCTCGCCAGGATCGCCCCGCTCGAACGTCTCGGCCAGCCCGAGGATATCGCCGGAGTCGTCTCGTTCCTCGTCGGTCCCGACGGCGGCTGGGTCAACGGCCAGACTCTTCGCGCCAACGGCGGCATGGTCTGA